The Panicum hallii strain FIL2 chromosome 5, PHallii_v3.1, whole genome shotgun sequence genome contains the following window.
ACaccatcgtcgtcgtcatcagTGGCTGCCTGCAAATTACTCGGGAGGTCACGGATCGAAGACGGCGGCGCCGCACTTGCACTTCCACCCGACGGGCTCGTAGTCGGCGCACTGCGGCCGGACCCCGCcctccgcggcgccggcgcgcacCCGCCGCACTTGAGCTCGCAGCGCGGCGGCCTCGACCCCAGCCTGGTGAGCTGCTCCcgctctcctcctccaccaccgaTCTGACGAATGGAACAGAGCAACATCGTCAGCGATCTCCATTTCACGCATGCAGAAAGAAAAGCAGGCAAGCAGCTatggccgccggcgcctcggCGCAGGATTGCGAGGGCGAGAAAGGACCGTAGCGGCGATGGGTGCGCGCCCTCTCGGACATGCACCTGCTCCTGGTGGTCGCCTGCAGAGAAAGTTGAAACAGCTTGAGGAACCGGGAAATGGAGGCGAAATGAAGGATCCGCGACCAACCCGGCCGGACCAGCAGCCGGGCACCTCACCTTGGGATGAGGCTGCAACCAGGTTCAGAAGCAGGACGAAGAAGAGCAACCGGGCCGCCCTGTTCTGGTTCCGCCGCAGACGGCGAGCTCCGCACATCACGAAGCGCAGCGGCAGCAAGGCAGCGAGCAGAGGTCACTCGATCGGACCTGCACGCGTCAGGGCTCAGCAGAGCTCCTCCAATCTTCATGTGATCGAGCCTTCTCTTTCTAGGACAAGGTTCTCGGTCGCACGCATGAGGCAAGGCAAAGCGGCCAAGCAGATGCGTGCCACGCTCGTCAGGCCTTTGGCGTCGCGACCACTCTGTTCGTCTCTGCAACGCGCAGTGGTAGCATCGAAAGGCTAGGCGGTAGGCGGGGAGCGGATTTAGGAAAGGGCGCAAGGCTTTATCGGGCTCCCGAGCAGGCCGCAGCCCGCAGCAGAAAAGTTGCATGGACTGGCCTTCGCATTAACGGCACGTGCTGATGAGCCGCGAGCCTCTGCTCTGTTTCAGTCCAAGAAGCCATGTTTCTACCATCTATCTACTCCTGCAGGGCAAACAGGAGGAACAGTAACTAGACGAGTTCTACACTCCTGCTGCTACTTTTATCACTGTATGTAGACTGTCGCAGGTGAGAGTAAGGACAAGGACAGTGTAGTTTTCAGATGCTGGTAGGTCCGTAGGTGGTTGTGGTTCAGCAATCACCAGCAGTCTGTACAGAGATGACCATCCATGCATGAAACATTAGACACAAGCCATGAACTGGTAATGATTGCAATTCATTTTACCACTCGGTATGATCTCTACTACAACCATTCAAAATCCAAGCATCTGGGCTTACCAATTTACATACAACCAGTACGGAATTCTATGGAGATACTAAGCACTATATGGTTTGCAGTAATACTGTACAAGCACAAGTGAGCACAACTAAGAGCTCTATACAGCCAACAGATTAGCCACGGGCAATGCTGGACGGTTAGAACCACGCGGACATTCGACACAGATGGGCATCAGCTACCAAAATGGCGGGAACGGGACCGAGGTTTCCCTCTCATCTCCTAGGGCGGACGGCTCCCATCGATGTTGTCGATGACGAGGAAGATGAACGGGCCGACCTGTCGTTCTCCTCCTTGTCCTCGCTGAACGCCTTCTGGAGCACGTCCTGCAGGTCATGGAACCTCCTCTTCTTCTCTGTGGATGTCTCTCCCCCAAGGGAAGCCAGTTCTGTTTCATCGTCCATGATCTGGTCGAGTTCTTTTGAACACCGCGGGAAGAAGCGCTTCCCAAGTTCCACTGGTACACAAAGCCATCTTGTAATTAGTCCGGGTTTCAATTCTATACTGCTTCTAAACCCCACAAGTAAAATGTGCATATTCAAGTTAAACATGTTTGTCATGGAAACATCAGCTATCATTCTCAAGgagtgaaaagaggaaagtgtCCACACTTCACAAACTAATTCATATTTAACAAGGTACATGACAGTAATCTTCTAAACTTGAAGACTGGAGAAAACTCAGTTTCTATCACAAAAGATATATGCTAAAGAGGCGAACAGCAATACATTGAAAATAATGCAGTGTGAtttaaaacaaaaaaaaaggcaACCCGAGGGTCACCTGTTTTGGAGAGGGCCCTCATCCGAGTCAAGTGTTCTTCCTTCATTATGAAAGGAGTGTCATTTAGATCAACAGTTGTCCGCTGTATCCCAGTAGGCAGGTTACCACTAGAACCAAGGTTAAATTCCATGGTTCCATCAACTTGAGCAATGTCCATTGCTACCTTTGCCTCCATGGGAAACAATATCCTCGCTAAAGCAACTGCATAACATAAAAAGAAAATATATGAAGACATAACTAAGAATGAAAGAGAAGTTTAAAACACTAGTTACTCATTAATTGCCAATAAAGAACAGTGTTGTTCGTGCAACACCACCAGCCACGTCTGAACAAATTGTTCTGAAAAGCATGGTACTATATGAATTTTGAAAACTGAAAATACCTCGATTTTCAAGGTACAGCAATTTTCCACGCAGACAGTCTCCTGCTATTGCAAGAGAAACCGATGCTTCTCCAAGTTGTGGATCCCTTCTTTCAGCTTGCTCTAGTATTTCAATACATAATCTATCTTTTGGAGAAGGTTTTCCATCCTCAGTAGGCCCAAAATAATCCCCATGCTTTGTAAGCCGCTTAGAGATCTGTACTGCTTTTCTATTATCAGATGTGAGGTCTGATGGCCGAGCTCCCTTGGTCAAAAGAGAGACAATTATTTTAGGCTCCATTCTCATAGCAGCAATATGAAGAACTGTATAACCTCTCGGGTTCCTATGATTAACATCTGCAAgtgcgagatccagaagctctgTTGTGATCTTTGAGTCACAATGTTCGACAGCATAGTGCAATGCGTATGCGTCATCAAGATTAGTTTTCCCTTCCTTGAGTAGCATCCTGACTAGCTCCACATCATCAGAATCCAGCGCTCTGTGTACTCTTCTTACATGTATGTTAGGGAAGCCCTTGTCTCCAGGGGAAACTAATCCAAGACTGAGCCTTGCATCAACAATTTGTTTGACAACATCTGGAGGTAAAGCCTTCTCAAGAGTAATCATATCAAGATTTGACCGAACTACTATCTCAAGGCATCTCTCGAGCAGTTTCACACAAGATATGCTGCATAAGTTTGCAACAGATAAGATCAATGGGAGGTTGTCGACTTCAACCCTGTCAAGGACATCAAGGAGCCGCCGCTGCAGGGAAAAATCAGGAACAATATGGCTGAGTAATGGCATATTAATGGCAGAAGTCACAAATAATGATAACGATACTGACACATAGAgaggggggaggggaggggggggggttaaAAACAGTTCAAGGTTCTTTATAGATTTTAATTAAAAAATGGTGTCAGAAATGGGGAAGCAGGTAGAAATGGAGTAACGGTGCTTTGCATATGCAGACTAGCACATGCATAAACAAGACAATTGGCAGTAGCCCAGAATGGTGAGATAGGACAACCGGGTTCTACACTCCCACTTTGAGACCTCTAGAAAATTGTGAAACTAATTTTCTGTAGACATTATTGGCCTGATGTTTTTAGTACTAACTATTTTCTTCATAGTGGAGTGACAGAGCTCTAATCAAATAATATATTTTCTGTGGAAGGTAGCAATGGTAAGTTTCACCATAAAATAGATAGTAGTTCCTGATCGGCAATTTCTTTGCTTCTTATACCTTTTTATTTTCCTTTCTAGAGATAGCTTAGTGGGTTTGTTAAACTACAAACAAGGACCGAGAACGTGTCATCTATCGCACTCCATAAATGGTGTGCTGCCTTATCTTGTCCGCACCATCAAAACTATGCCGGTTTCGTTTAGTTCTGTTTGCATGTGCATCGTTGCTGTATCTATGTAAATTGCCGGTATCCGAGTAGCCCAAAGTAGATAATGCAGAGTTTGATCTCTTTCTATTCAGTACTCTAAAAAGAAATTGTCTTTTTCTGAAAGCAGAAATAGTAAACAGCTTTATCATATCTGCACTACAGTTACAGCAATTTACCCTAAAAACACATCTTACTCAACCCGTCAAACCGGAGCAGATCTTTAGCATGCAAAATACATGTATGTATACCCAGGTAGTTTCTGATCAAATTGTGCCTGGACCAATTAAGCAGGGCATGATTTGAGTTGATTGACAACTTATGTTGCATATCACTGTTTGTGCACACGTGCAAGCAGCTAACAATTGCACACAACTCAACCTGTCCTGGTCTACATCCAAAACTTTACCATTCACTGTACAATCAGCACGAGCTTATTGCCACTGTAGCAGCCAGATTGTACTGATGATTACCACTGTTTTCCAAATGCAATTAAGAAAAAGTTTGCCTCTTCAGGCAACATCTGCGTGCGCTGCGCAACAGACAAAGAAAGCCCCTTTGCAGGCCACCGATTAATGGCACGAAACCCTTGAGCAATCAACACGCATCGCAGCAATCACAAAAACCCAAAAAGGCGCCATGAATCGCTGGCCAAGCTAAGGCGGCATCCTTTTTGGCGGCACGCGCGGCGTGAGCCGCGAGGTGAGAGGGGGATCGAGGGATATGGGTGCGGACCTGGAAGAGGCTGGTGAGCTCGGCGACCTCGAAGGTGGAGGCGGCGAAGAGGACCTGCGACATGAAGGCGACGGAGGGGCGGCAGCCGACGTGCGAGCAGCCGCCCTCGTCGACGCAGAGGCACGCCGCCTTGGGCAGGGCGCCGACGCGGCCGCTGTAGAGGTACTCGAGCACCAGCTGCAGCGCCTCGTAGCCGACCTGCACCTCCTCGCCGAGCAGCTCCCGGAGCTCGACCTTGTCCTTGTCCTTCCCCTCGCCGGCgcccgcggcgcggcgcgcgaagAGGTCGCGCAGGAAGGGGCTGCGCGCGCAGAGCACGCAGCGGTGCACGCGGATGTCAGGCGCGCCGGGAACCGCGATGCGCGCGTCGGCGAGGAAGGCGAAGTCGTCGGGGGAGCGGAACGCGGCGGCGAGGTTGTCggagaggcggcggagcgccTGCAGGTCGGCGTCCGCCGCGTCGGCGCCGTCGACGGAGAAGCTGTCGGAGTCGGAGAGCGCGAGAGCGGTGACCTGGCTGTCCATGGGCTCCATTGGCTGGGGGCGGCGCGCCGGAGCCCGGGTTGGTGGGAAGCCGCGAGGAAGTCGAAGCGAGCGGAGGCGGGGAGGGAGGAAGGGGCGCGGGGATGGGGACGGGTTTATGGCATTAGTAAACGGCGGGACTGAGGTGGCAGATGGGGCAAGTATTGCGATTTGCCCCCCCTCGCTCCTAGATTTCTGAACTAGCTCCTACAGTTGACCAACCTCCCCTTCGTCGTCTCCTGCTGCTACAGGCTTGGAAAACGTCTAAGAGCGTAACATATGGCCGAAACTGCGGCGCAGTGCTCTAATTTAGGTATTTGTTTGTTCGTCGAAAGTTAGGTGTGTTATTTTTACGTAGACGTTAACTTATTATTTCTCTGTCGTATCTATTCTCAACATCTACTAAAAAGTTTGTCGAATGATTCGTCGTCACAAAACATCACAGATACGGTGTGACATTCTTATGATGGGAGTGTATAGTTATCCGTGCAGTGTAGTTTATATATATTCTAATAGATATTTGCTCTAGCAAATCAGCCTGAAAAATGTAAATATTTTTGTGCCTGAGATCAAATACTTGCTAAACAAACCGGTGTCAATTGCGGGCAACCACACCACGCAGGGCTTGATACGCAATTACCATGTGCTTGGAGGACGAGACGGCAAGAAAGAAGAAACACAACACGAATGCTTTCACTTTGGACCCGGAGGCAAAAGGCGTTAGCCTCAGCCCGCGTAGGAGCTGAAGAAGATAAGCTTTCCTCTTGGGGCGTAAACAAACACCCATAAGGCAATAAAGTTATCCCGCTAGATCCAGCCGCCTCCGTGTCCGGGGCGGTTGCAACCGGAAGGACGCGGGCGATCTGACATGCCATGGCATTGCCAGTGtgagcggggcggcgctgggtggGCTGGGCGGCACCGATGCTTCCTTTGCCTGCCTGCGCACACAGTGCCGAGCCGCCGAGCCTACGCTTTTCTTTACTCCAAACAAGGCGGGGCGCTACGAGATACGTCCGGCACTAGGCCAGATTCCAGCCCGCAGTTTGGGCTTCGTCAGAGCTCTATTCTAGTCGCGTAGCCGCTTTGCGCTGATGCTTTAGTTTAAGCCAGCGACCGACCGAGCATGGGCGCGTCGAGGTAGCACTAGCCTATGTTAGTTTTCGGAAGAAGACGGCTTCTGGACCACCTTTGACCGGCTTGGTGAGAGCGAGTGATGATGCTCGAGACCAGCCCTCGGAAGGAAGGTATATATAAAAACACGTCACGCTGGTATCTTGTAGCCGCGCACATCTGCTCAACACAGTGGTAGTGGTTTCTGCCGGGCACTATCTCCACCGCTAGGTTGGCCGTCAGATCTTATTTGGAGCGTCGCAAAACATCACCATTCATAAGCCAGTGTTTGTTCTGAAATACGGGATGTCGGTATGGGATGATGCATTCGTGCGTGGCAGATTTGGTGGAaccatgagagagagagagagtctgGTTGGAACTTGGAACAAGGTTCCTGGATTCGCACATCTGCTGGAGGCGGAACGGCAATGGACGAGACACGTACGGTTCCGAGTGGAGCTCAACAGGTGGAATTAAATAGTTTACTAACCGGTGATGGtagagaaatcctgaaagcaAGCCGCGTCACGTCCGTTGATGCCCCGGTCCAAGTCAAAGTCAACCGGAACGGCGACCGACGTGGCCGACGGGCGACCCAGGCCTGGGCGACCTGTTGCGCTTTCTGGTTCGGTGAATCAATGCTCGATGCCTGGTGTCAAGCTCGCCTTTCATGTCCGGGCTCCAGGGTGAATGACGCATCAACATTTGGATCGGGTTCGGTGGGCAC
Protein-coding sequences here:
- the LOC112895896 gene encoding BTB/POZ domain and ankyrin repeat-containing protein NPR1, translated to MEPMDSQVTALALSDSDSFSVDGADAADADLQALRRLSDNLAAAFRSPDDFAFLADARIAVPGAPDIRVHRCVLCARSPFLRDLFARRAAGAGEGKDKDKVELRELLGEEVQVGYEALQLVLEYLYSGRVGALPKAACLCVDEGGCSHVGCRPSVAFMSQVLFAASTFEVAELTSLFQRRLLDVLDRVEVDNLPLILSVANLCSISCVKLLERCLEIVVRSNLDMITLEKALPPDVVKQIVDARLSLGLVSPGDKGFPNIHVRRVHRALDSDDVELVRMLLKEGKTNLDDAYALHYAVEHCDSKITTELLDLALADVNHRNPRGYTVLHIAAMRMEPKIIVSLLTKGARPSDLTSDNRKAVQISKRLTKHGDYFGPTEDGKPSPKDRLCIEILEQAERRDPQLGEASVSLAIAGDCLRGKLLYLENRVALARILFPMEAKVAMDIAQVDGTMEFNLGSSGNLPTGIQRTTVDLNDTPFIMKEEHLTRMRALSKTVELGKRFFPRCSKELDQIMDDETELASLGGETSTEKKRRFHDLQDVLQKAFSEDKEENDRSARSSSSSSTTSMGAVRPRR